In Marinimicrobium koreense, the following are encoded in one genomic region:
- the glpK gene encoding glycerol kinase GlpK, with amino-acid sequence MSDLILAIDQGTTSSRAIVFAPDGRMVAKAQQEFSQHFPDDGWVEHNPEEIWKVTTQVCRDALDQLSDDQRVLGIGITNQRETTVVWDKTTGTPTYPAIVWQDRRTAGHCRQLASDGLEDDTRARTGLLLDPYFSATKIAWILDNVEDARAKAERGDLLFGTMDTWLIWKFTGGKVHATDATNASRTLLYNINDQCWDPVLLERFGIPEAMLPEVLDCAADFGTALEGLDGVELPIAGVAGDQQAAVVGQACFEPGMIKSTYGTGCFALMNIGETPRLSQHRLLTTIAYRFDGKPVYALEGAIFVAGAAVQWLRDKLGIIKSAEETEALAESLSSNRGVYLVPAFTGLGAPHWEPDARALICGLTRDSGRAELARAALEAVCYQTWDLFKAMEEDAGERPETLRVDGGMVANNWLLQALADIVHVPVERPDIIETTALGAARLAGLQLGLFGDLNDLAQHWSLDRRCEPQLGDQERDVMLKGWQAAIERARNG; translated from the coding sequence ATGTCTGATCTGATCCTCGCCATTGACCAGGGCACCACCAGCAGCCGTGCCATTGTGTTCGCCCCGGATGGGCGCATGGTGGCCAAGGCCCAGCAGGAATTTTCCCAGCACTTCCCCGACGACGGTTGGGTGGAGCACAATCCGGAAGAAATCTGGAAGGTCACCACTCAGGTCTGCCGCGACGCGCTCGACCAACTCTCCGACGACCAGCGCGTGCTGGGCATTGGCATCACCAATCAGCGGGAAACCACCGTGGTGTGGGATAAAACCACGGGTACGCCGACCTATCCCGCCATTGTCTGGCAGGACCGGCGTACCGCGGGTCACTGCCGTCAGCTAGCCAGCGACGGTCTGGAAGACGATACCCGAGCGCGCACCGGCCTGTTACTCGATCCCTATTTCTCCGCCACCAAAATCGCCTGGATTCTGGATAACGTGGAAGATGCCCGCGCCAAAGCCGAGCGCGGCGACCTGTTGTTCGGCACCATGGATACCTGGCTGATCTGGAAGTTTACCGGCGGCAAAGTCCACGCTACCGATGCCACCAACGCCTCCCGTACCCTGCTCTACAACATCAACGACCAGTGTTGGGACCCGGTGCTGTTGGAGCGGTTCGGCATTCCCGAGGCCATGTTGCCCGAGGTGCTCGATTGCGCCGCCGACTTCGGAACCGCGCTGGAGGGGCTCGATGGGGTGGAGTTACCCATTGCCGGGGTGGCGGGCGACCAACAGGCGGCGGTGGTCGGCCAGGCCTGCTTCGAGCCGGGGATGATCAAGAGCACCTACGGTACCGGCTGTTTTGCCCTGATGAACATTGGTGAGACCCCGCGCCTGTCCCAACATCGGCTGCTGACCACCATCGCCTACCGGTTTGACGGCAAGCCCGTATACGCGCTGGAAGGCGCGATTTTTGTTGCCGGTGCGGCGGTGCAGTGGCTGCGGGACAAGCTGGGCATTATCAAAAGCGCGGAGGAAACCGAAGCCCTGGCGGAGAGCCTGAGTTCCAACCGGGGTGTGTATCTGGTGCCGGCTTTCACCGGACTGGGGGCGCCGCACTGGGAGCCGGACGCCCGCGCGTTGATCTGCGGCCTGACCCGCGACAGTGGCCGCGCCGAGCTGGCGCGCGCGGCACTGGAAGCGGTGTGTTATCAGACCTGGGATCTGTTCAAAGCCATGGAAGAGGATGCCGGTGAGCGGCCCGAAACCCTGCGGGTGGACGGTGGCATGGTAGCCAATAATTGGCTGCTACAGGCCCTGGCCGACATTGTGCACGTTCCGGTGGAACGTCCGGACATCATTGAAACCACGGCGCTTGGGGCCGCACGTCTGGCCGGGTTACAGCTCGGTCTGTTCGGGGATCTGAACGACCTGGCTCAGCACTGGAGCCTGGACCGACGCTGCGAACCCCAATTGGGCGATCAGGAGCGCGATGTGATGCTCAAAGGCTGGCAGGCAGCCATCGAGCGTGCGCGGAACGGGTGA
- a CDS encoding endo-1,4-beta-xylanase: protein MNHLANAGHWLRLFIPLCLLMTPLISHGDNPLVSHVYTADPAARVIDGRVYVVVTHDQDDQSDYSQLVDYYLFSSDDMVNWQDHGIIWNSRTDTSWANLAYAPDFIERNGRYYLYFPDGANAIGVAVADNPEGPYTDPIGGPLVDRNTPNGNVDWVFDPGVFIDDDGQAYLYFGGGGPGNARVIRLNNDMISTSGSAISIDAPNFFEALSMNKRNGTYYLTYSTDTAGGLAIDYMTSNNPTTGFVHRGTVLPNPWENNNNNNHQSAVEFEGQWYMFYHNRAVSNERGDSTYQRSINADLLSFGGDGSMQPVNAGPSGVPQLKYVDAFAINQAETFDNENGIETAPASEGTLNLEMGPGDWVKITGVDFGSGATGLDARVAANIDSSLEILLDDVNSQPVATLQVSNTGGWQNWQTQSVDFTEVTGVHDVYLRSTAGHNLNWYRFTGGSGNGSSSSDSSSSSQSSSDSNSSDGNNDSNVAGSIEITNDWGGGYCAALTVTNNTSAPVEWSLSIEIEGSITNLWNGTWSQNGDLLNVSGAGWNNTLQPGQSDASIGFCADRTNPPPTSSSSSSQTSSASESSSTSSQNGDNLASNGGVESGLSNWSTTAGDLSRSTDQSRSGSASALISNRSDTWHGLTFSPSALSNDAEYDVSVWVKLAAGAADATLYLTAKREDDSDSSTYEEYSRVAEATGSASGWVELSGTYTQSGTPFEHFIIESDDGSASYYADDFSVIGETQDGGNGGVIDHDFFVGNITTSGNVRSDFVQYWDQITPENEGKWGSVETSRDVYNWSGQDQAYQYAQQNGIPFKAHTLVWGSQYPSWIDSLSPAEQAEEIEEWIRDFCQRYPETAMIDVVNESTPGHAPAGYAERAFGSDWIIRVFELARQYCPDSILILNDYNVLSWNNAEFIEMARPAVEAGVVDALGLQAHGLESWSLSDLEANLNRVADLGLPIYISEYDIAETSDQAQLQIMQEQFPLFYNHPSVVGITLWGYVVDRTWVEGSGLIYDNGTPRPAMTWLMDYLGR, encoded by the coding sequence ATGAACCACTTAGCGAACGCAGGCCATTGGCTGCGGCTGTTTATTCCCCTGTGTCTTCTGATGACACCACTGATCAGCCACGGTGATAACCCGCTGGTATCCCACGTTTACACGGCCGACCCGGCGGCGCGGGTGATTGACGGGCGCGTGTACGTGGTCGTCACCCACGACCAGGACGATCAATCCGACTACAGTCAGTTGGTGGATTACTATCTGTTTTCCTCCGACGACATGGTGAACTGGCAGGATCACGGCATCATCTGGAACTCGCGCACGGATACATCCTGGGCAAACCTTGCCTACGCGCCGGATTTTATTGAGCGCAACGGTCGGTATTATCTCTATTTCCCGGACGGCGCCAACGCCATTGGTGTCGCGGTGGCCGACAACCCCGAAGGGCCTTACACCGACCCGATCGGCGGACCGCTGGTGGACCGAAACACCCCCAACGGCAACGTCGACTGGGTGTTTGACCCCGGCGTATTTATCGACGATGACGGTCAGGCTTATCTGTACTTTGGCGGCGGTGGTCCGGGTAATGCCCGGGTGATTCGGCTGAACAACGACATGATCAGCACCAGTGGATCGGCGATCAGCATTGATGCCCCGAATTTCTTTGAAGCGCTGTCGATGAACAAGCGCAACGGCACCTATTATCTCACCTACTCCACCGATACCGCCGGCGGGCTGGCCATTGATTATATGACCAGCAACAACCCCACCACCGGCTTTGTCCACCGTGGCACGGTACTGCCCAACCCCTGGGAAAACAATAACAACAATAACCACCAGTCCGCCGTGGAGTTTGAAGGGCAGTGGTACATGTTCTACCACAATCGTGCGGTCTCCAATGAGCGCGGCGACAGCACTTACCAACGCTCCATCAACGCCGACCTTCTGTCCTTTGGCGGCGACGGCTCCATGCAGCCGGTCAATGCCGGGCCTAGCGGTGTACCACAACTGAAATACGTCGACGCTTTCGCCATCAATCAGGCGGAGACCTTTGACAACGAGAACGGCATTGAAACCGCCCCAGCCAGCGAAGGGACTCTCAACCTGGAAATGGGACCGGGTGATTGGGTGAAAATAACCGGCGTTGATTTTGGCTCCGGCGCCACCGGATTGGACGCCCGAGTGGCGGCCAATATCGACTCCAGCCTGGAAATTCTGCTTGATGATGTCAACAGCCAACCTGTCGCTACGCTGCAGGTCAGTAACACCGGCGGCTGGCAGAACTGGCAAACCCAGTCGGTTGATTTCACGGAAGTCACTGGTGTGCACGATGTGTACCTGCGCTCCACTGCCGGCCACAACCTGAACTGGTACCGATTCACCGGCGGCTCCGGCAATGGTTCGTCCAGCAGCGACAGCTCCAGCAGCTCCCAAAGCAGTTCCGACAGCAACTCCTCCGATGGGAACAATGACAGCAATGTGGCCGGCAGCATCGAGATCACCAACGACTGGGGTGGAGGCTACTGCGCAGCGCTGACAGTCACCAACAACACCAGCGCACCGGTGGAGTGGAGCCTGAGCATCGAGATCGAGGGCAGCATCACCAACCTGTGGAACGGTACCTGGAGCCAAAATGGCGACTTGCTCAATGTCTCCGGCGCAGGCTGGAACAACACTCTGCAGCCCGGCCAGAGCGATGCCAGCATCGGCTTCTGCGCGGACCGCACCAATCCGCCGCCCACATCGTCCTCTTCCAGTAGCCAAACCTCCAGTGCCAGCGAGTCGAGCAGCACATCGAGCCAAAATGGCGACAACCTCGCCAGCAACGGCGGAGTGGAATCAGGCCTGAGCAACTGGTCCACCACAGCCGGGGACCTGAGCCGCAGCACGGACCAGTCCCGCAGCGGCTCCGCCAGTGCGCTGATCAGCAACCGTAGCGACACCTGGCACGGTTTGACGTTCTCGCCGTCGGCGCTGAGCAATGACGCCGAGTATGACGTGTCTGTCTGGGTGAAGCTGGCTGCGGGTGCCGCCGACGCGACACTTTATCTCACCGCCAAGCGAGAGGACGATTCAGATTCTTCCACCTACGAGGAGTATAGCCGGGTCGCCGAAGCGACCGGTTCCGCCTCCGGCTGGGTCGAGCTGAGCGGTACCTACACTCAAAGCGGGACGCCCTTTGAGCATTTCATTATCGAATCCGATGATGGGTCCGCGAGTTACTACGCCGATGATTTCTCGGTAATCGGCGAGACCCAGGATGGTGGTAACGGGGGTGTGATCGACCACGACTTTTTCGTCGGCAATATCACAACCTCCGGCAACGTCCGCTCAGATTTCGTACAGTACTGGGACCAGATCACTCCGGAGAACGAGGGCAAATGGGGCTCAGTAGAAACCTCCCGCGATGTGTACAACTGGAGTGGCCAGGATCAGGCTTACCAGTACGCCCAGCAGAACGGCATTCCCTTCAAGGCCCACACGCTGGTGTGGGGTAGTCAGTACCCCAGCTGGATCGACTCACTGAGCCCGGCCGAACAGGCGGAAGAAATCGAGGAATGGATTCGCGATTTCTGCCAGCGCTACCCGGAGACCGCAATGATCGACGTGGTCAACGAGTCCACCCCCGGACACGCCCCGGCCGGTTACGCGGAGCGCGCCTTTGGCAGTGACTGGATCATCCGGGTGTTTGAACTGGCGCGGCAGTATTGCCCGGACTCCATTCTGATCCTGAACGACTACAACGTGTTGAGCTGGAACAATGCCGAGTTCATCGAGATGGCCCGCCCCGCGGTGGAAGCCGGTGTGGTGGACGCCCTGGGATTGCAGGCGCACGGACTGGAAAGCTGGTCCTTGAGTGATCTGGAAGCCAACCTGAACCGCGTGGCCGATCTGGGCTTGCCGATTTACATTTCCGAATACGACATCGCGGAAACCAGTGATCAGGCGCAGCTGCAGATCATGCAGGAGCAGTTCCCTCTGTTCTACAACCATCCCTCGGTGGTCGGCATCACTTTGTGGGGCTATGTGGTCGATCGCACCTGGGTCGAAGGCAGCGGCCTGATTTACGATAACGGCACTCCCCGCCCGGCCATGACCTGGCTTATGGACTACCTGGGTCGCTGA